In Thermoplasmata archaeon, the following proteins share a genomic window:
- a CDS encoding HAD family hydrolase, which translates to MPLGLLFDIDGTLMDTLDAIVASMNAALESFAVKPLTTEELRPLIGMPVSRQMDLLRGMQGPVVDRITDMYYEHFMEHVEQGLPLYPGVRETMPRLGDHPISTMTTRRLYGARRMLEVSGIASCFTAIVGGDEVSRPKPYPDLPLYSARALGLEPGRCVVVGDAPVDILAGRAARMWTVAATYGYGNPAALREAKPHATIVRFAELPAVLEDLGARAPSP; encoded by the coding sequence ATGCCCCTCGGCCTCCTGTTCGACATCGACGGGACCCTCATGGACACCTTGGACGCGATCGTCGCGTCCATGAACGCCGCCCTCGAAAGTTTCGCCGTGAAGCCGCTCACGACCGAGGAACTCCGCCCGCTCATCGGGATGCCCGTCTCCCGCCAGATGGACCTCCTGCGGGGCATGCAGGGTCCCGTCGTGGATCGGATCACGGACATGTACTACGAGCATTTCATGGAGCATGTCGAGCAAGGTCTGCCCCTATACCCCGGGGTCCGCGAGACGATGCCGCGCCTCGGAGATCATCCCATCAGCACGATGACGACGCGGCGCCTCTACGGCGCGCGTCGGATGCTCGAGGTGTCTGGGATTGCGTCGTGCTTCACGGCCATCGTCGGAGGCGACGAGGTCTCGCGACCCAAACCCTACCCGGATCTCCCCCTGTACTCCGCTCGGGCGCTTGGGCTGGAGCCCGGGCGGTGCGTGGTCGTCGGGGACGCCCCCGTGGACATTCTCGCGGGGCGCGCGGCGCGGATGTGGACCGTGGCCGCGACGTACGGCTACGGGAATCCCGCCGCCCTCCGCGAGGCGAAGCCTCATGCAACGATCGTGCGGTTCGCCGAACTCCCCGCGGTTCTCGAGGACCTCGGGGCGCGCGCTCCGTCACCGTAA